A section of the Clostridium sp. TW13 genome encodes:
- a CDS encoding glycoside hydrolase family 36 protein, producing MRITLGKLAYKKINSTGKKVLTYDGNINNEDLSLEFSTKQENGGQHITITLLPKTELILKECTLRTDAKFTEETPIYLNGYQTWTDSREFKINETIPRLNPIVRPIMAMYGDYRFYKHNKNALHSWTYTYIREKNLISFVGSLIEKTGYTLFQYDKKEKNLVIVKDSVDLVVNKPRILFDIFIAQGEEHDIFDKYFSTGNYSAPRVEPCTGWTSWYNYYTKVTEKDILENLEAFSSRKLPIDIFQIDDGYQHAVGDWLNINEKFPNGMKALADKIRANGYKAGLWLAPIVCEKNSDIYKKHPEWVVAKAGYNPGWSGNFYTLDFYNEEVRQYLREVFDTVLNKWNYDLVKLDFLYAVALIKRDDKTRGEIMYEFMEFLREIVGDKLILGCGVPLGPAFGLVDYCRVSSDVDLTWENKFGSTMNYRERVSTINALTSTIGRQHLDKRVFLNDPDVFILRSENNSLTEDQKYTLFLLNILLGSLTFTSDNINSYSKKQMEIFKIMLKWKNKKINSVSQGEVVRVDFEVEDVKYVSFSNLTSNRGTIVLDSSGSIVENGQVVGKGGALTLLPYQSLCLKKS from the coding sequence ATGAGGATTACTTTAGGAAAATTAGCGTATAAGAAAATAAATAGTACGGGAAAAAAGGTATTAACCTACGATGGCAATATAAATAATGAGGACTTGTCATTAGAATTTTCTACAAAGCAAGAAAATGGGGGACAACATATTACAATTACTCTTTTGCCTAAGACAGAACTTATATTAAAGGAATGTACTTTGCGAACAGATGCAAAATTTACTGAGGAAACTCCTATATATTTGAATGGATATCAAACTTGGACTGATAGTCGTGAATTTAAAATAAATGAAACTATTCCAAGGCTTAATCCAATAGTAAGACCGATAATGGCTATGTATGGAGATTATAGATTCTATAAGCATAATAAAAATGCATTGCATAGCTGGACTTACACCTATATAAGAGAAAAAAATCTTATTAGTTTTGTAGGATCACTAATTGAGAAAACAGGATATACGTTATTTCAGTATGATAAGAAAGAAAAGAATCTTGTTATTGTAAAAGATAGTGTGGATTTAGTTGTAAATAAGCCTAGAATTTTATTTGATATTTTCATTGCACAAGGTGAAGAACATGATATCTTTGATAAATATTTTAGTACTGGAAATTACAGTGCTCCTAGAGTAGAACCTTGCACAGGGTGGACAAGCTGGTACAACTATTATACGAAGGTTACAGAAAAAGATATTTTGGAGAACTTAGAAGCTTTTAGTTCAAGAAAGCTACCTATAGATATATTTCAAATTGATGATGGATATCAGCATGCAGTTGGTGATTGGCTAAATATTAATGAAAAGTTTCCAAATGGAATGAAAGCATTAGCTGATAAAATCAGAGCAAATGGTTATAAAGCAGGCTTGTGGCTTGCACCAATAGTGTGCGAAAAAAATTCGGATATTTATAAAAAGCATCCTGAATGGGTAGTTGCTAAAGCAGGATATAATCCGGGATGGAGTGGGAATTTCTATACTCTTGATTTTTATAATGAAGAGGTTCGTCAATATCTTCGTGAAGTGTTTGATACAGTGTTAAATAAGTGGAATTATGACTTGGTGAAACTAGATTTTCTATATGCTGTGGCTCTTATAAAGCGAGATGATAAGACTCGTGGTGAAATTATGTATGAATTTATGGAGTTCCTAAGAGAAATAGTAGGGGATAAACTTATTCTAGGCTGTGGAGTTCCGTTAGGACCAGCCTTTGGTTTAGTGGATTATTGTCGTGTGAGTAGTGATGTAGATTTAACTTGGGAAAATAAATTTGGAAGCACAATGAATTATCGAGAGCGTGTATCTACCATTAATGCTCTTACAAGTACTATTGGTAGGCAGCATCTAGATAAAAGAGTGTTTTTGAATGATCCTGATGTTTTTATATTAAGAAGTGAAAATAACAGCCTTACTGAAGATCAAAAATATACGTTATTTTTACTTAATATTTTACTTGGAAGTCTTACATTTACTTCAGATAATATTAATTCCTATAGCAAAAAGCAGATGGAGATTTTCAAAATCATGCTTAAGTGGAAGAATAAAAAAATCAATAGTGTTTCTCAAGGAGAGGTAGTTAGAGTTGATTTTGAAGTGGAAGATGTTAAGTATGTTTCATTTAGTAATCTTACAAGCAATAGAGGGACAATAGTTCTAGATAGTTCTGGAAGTATTGTTGAAAATGGTCAAGTTGTTGGGAAAGGTGGCGCTTTAACTTTATTACCTTATCAATCTTTATGCTTAAAAAAGTC
- a CDS encoding TetR/AcrR family transcriptional regulator, giving the protein MDLKEKRNNERMEQVERRKDEIISAALSLFVEKGIDSTSINDIAAKAEVGPATVYRHFENKPQIVIVAAIKFWQSEISSLMPRILPESSNTCKGIDKIRNILNSYVILYQEYPEFIRFLDEFDNYVVKEKIDAEALRIYEQNILDLRGILVKALQEGKQDGTIKQEVEEYIFYATVTHAVLSLSEKLVLRGNILKSDNEIEAIAQLNLIIEMAVKYIST; this is encoded by the coding sequence ATGGATTTAAAAGAAAAACGGAACAATGAGAGAATGGAACAAGTTGAAAGAAGAAAAGATGAAATTATTTCAGCAGCTCTAAGTCTTTTTGTAGAAAAAGGAATAGATTCAACTTCTATAAATGATATAGCGGCAAAAGCTGAAGTTGGTCCTGCAACTGTGTACAGACATTTTGAAAACAAACCACAAATAGTTATTGTTGCTGCAATAAAGTTTTGGCAAAGTGAGATAAGCAGTCTTATGCCACGTATTTTACCAGAGAGCAGTAATACTTGCAAAGGGATAGATAAAATACGAAATATATTGAATTCTTATGTTATCCTTTATCAAGAATATCCTGAATTCATTCGATTTTTAGATGAGTTTGATAACTATGTTGTTAAAGAGAAAATTGATGCAGAAGCTTTGCGGATTTATGAGCAGAACATTTTGGATTTAAGAGGAATACTAGTAAAAGCTCTCCAAGAAGGAAAGCAAGATGGAACTATTAAGCAGGAAGTTGAAGAATATATTTTCTATGCAACTGTAACTCATGCAGTACTTAGTTTGAGTGAGAAGTTGGTCTTAAGAGGTAACATACTTAAAAGTGACAATGAAATAGAAGCTATTGCACAATTAAATTTAATCATAGAGATGGCTGTTAAGTATATTTCAACATAG